A stretch of Myroides oncorhynchi DNA encodes these proteins:
- the rsmG gene encoding 16S rRNA (guanine(527)-N(7))-methyltransferase RsmG produces the protein MEEILKYFPNLTPEQIAQFEKLEEVYTDWNAKINVISRKDIHELYTKHVLHSLGIAKVMEFLPGANILDVGTGGGFPGIPLAILYPETNFYLVDIIAKKIRVVNEVVNALDIKNVKAEQKRADTIKEKFDFIVSRAVTNMPDFVEWIRTKTKKENKHEFDNGILYLKGGDLTEELKDFPKAVQFDLANIFSDEFFETKKVVYLPLKYKA, from the coding sequence ATGGAAGAAATCTTAAAATATTTCCCTAATTTGACTCCTGAACAGATCGCTCAATTTGAGAAATTGGAAGAAGTATATACGGATTGGAATGCTAAAATTAACGTTATTTCACGTAAAGACATTCACGAATTATACACTAAGCACGTACTACACTCTTTAGGCATCGCTAAAGTAATGGAGTTCTTACCTGGTGCTAATATATTAGATGTAGGTACTGGTGGAGGATTTCCTGGAATTCCCTTAGCTATTCTATATCCAGAAACGAACTTCTACCTAGTAGACATCATCGCTAAGAAAATACGCGTGGTGAATGAAGTAGTTAATGCATTAGACATTAAGAATGTCAAAGCGGAGCAGAAACGAGCTGATACAATTAAGGAGAAGTTTGACTTTATCGTGAGTAGAGCAGTGACTAATATGCCTGACTTTGTAGAATGGATTAGAACTAAAACGAAAAAAGAAAACAAACACGAGTTTGACAATGGTATTCTATACCTAAAAGGAGGTGACCTTACTGAAGAACTAAAAGACTTTCCTAAAGCCGTTCAGTTTGATCTAGCAAATATCTTCTCAGACGAATTCTTTGAAACCAAAAAGGTAGTTTATCTTCCTCTGAAATATAAAGCATAA
- a CDS encoding pyridoxal phosphate-dependent aminotransferase produces MSNQFLSDRINSLTTSQTLAMAAKARELKEQGIDVISLSLGEPDFNAPEFIKEAAIQAIKDNYSKYPPVDGYKELKEAISKKFKRDNNLNYSPSQIVVSTGAKQSLYNVAQVMINPGDEVVIPAPYWVSYAEIVKIAEGIPVEVPTTIDSDFKITPEQLEAAITPKTKMIWFCSPCNPSGSVYSKEEFEAIAKILEKYPNVYILSDEIYEHINFTGNHCSIGTIGNLIDRTITVNGIAKAFAMTGYRIGYIGAPEFIAKACTKMQGQVTSGANSIAQRATITAVEADPSVLKEMVAAFKSRRDLVVGLLNDIPGVRINVPEGAFYVFPNIASFFGKTLQGVKINNADDLSLYLLEKAHVATVTGDAFGNPNCIRMSYATSEDQLIEAFKRIKEALA; encoded by the coding sequence ATGAGCAACCAATTTCTATCTGATAGAATAAACAGTTTAACTACTTCGCAGACATTAGCTATGGCTGCGAAAGCTAGAGAATTAAAAGAACAAGGCATAGACGTTATTAGTTTAAGTCTTGGTGAACCGGATTTTAATGCTCCTGAGTTTATTAAAGAAGCAGCTATTCAAGCAATTAAAGATAATTATAGCAAGTATCCTCCAGTGGATGGGTATAAGGAGTTAAAAGAAGCTATAAGCAAAAAGTTTAAAAGAGATAATAACCTAAATTACTCACCTAGTCAAATAGTTGTGTCTACAGGAGCCAAACAATCATTATACAATGTAGCACAAGTAATGATAAATCCTGGAGATGAGGTAGTAATACCAGCTCCATATTGGGTAAGTTATGCTGAGATTGTTAAGATTGCTGAGGGGATTCCAGTAGAAGTACCAACTACAATTGATTCGGATTTTAAAATTACTCCTGAGCAATTAGAAGCTGCTATAACACCTAAGACCAAGATGATTTGGTTTTGTTCACCATGTAATCCAAGTGGATCAGTATATAGTAAAGAGGAATTCGAAGCTATCGCTAAGATATTAGAAAAATATCCTAATGTATATATTCTTTCTGATGAGATATATGAACATATTAATTTTACTGGTAATCATTGCAGCATTGGTACCATAGGTAATTTAATAGATCGCACTATTACTGTAAATGGTATAGCTAAAGCTTTTGCAATGACTGGATACCGTATAGGATACATAGGAGCACCTGAGTTTATAGCTAAGGCTTGTACAAAGATGCAAGGACAAGTTACTTCAGGAGCAAATAGTATAGCGCAACGTGCTACAATCACTGCAGTAGAAGCTGATCCAAGTGTTTTAAAAGAAATGGTGGCTGCATTTAAGAGTAGAAGAGATTTGGTGGTAGGATTGTTAAATGATATACCAGGTGTTAGAATTAATGTACCAGAGGGAGCATTTTATGTGTTTCCAAATATTGCTTCTTTTTTTGGGAAAACCCTTCAGGGAGTAAAGATTAATAACGCAGATGATTTATCTCTGTATTTATTAGAGAAGGCACATGTAGCTACTGTGACAGGTGATGCATTTGGAAATCCTAATTGTATTCGTATGTCTTATGCGACAAGTGAGGATCAGTTAATCGAAGCATTTAAGCGTATTAAAGAAGCATTAGCATAA
- a CDS encoding Crp/Fnr family transcriptional regulator → MDILLQSIAKHVSLTKEEQQIILDSFTVTRYPAKTKLLEAGEVCINSSFVLSGIVRNYCLDDQVVDHTVSFAAQGWWIADMYSFLSQKPGNSYLEVVEDAIVMTISRDHQLALFDRVPKIERYFRILIERSLVATQQRLMDNLSLPAEERYTRFLERFPEIKYCLPQKQIASYLGVTPEFFSKMKKKMLTGK, encoded by the coding sequence GTGGATATATTATTACAAAGTATAGCAAAGCATGTATCTCTAACTAAAGAGGAGCAACAGATCATATTAGATTCTTTTACGGTTACTCGTTATCCAGCAAAAACAAAATTATTAGAAGCAGGAGAGGTATGCATTAATTCTTCTTTTGTATTATCAGGTATTGTACGTAATTACTGTCTAGATGATCAGGTAGTAGACCATACGGTAAGTTTCGCAGCACAAGGATGGTGGATTGCAGATATGTATAGTTTTTTATCACAGAAACCTGGTAATTCTTACTTAGAGGTTGTAGAGGATGCTATAGTGATGACTATAAGTAGAGATCATCAGTTAGCTCTATTTGATAGGGTGCCTAAGATAGAGAGATATTTTAGGATTCTTATAGAGCGATCGTTAGTAGCTACTCAGCAACGTCTGATGGATAACTTATCTTTACCAGCAGAAGAGCGTTATACTCGTTTTTTAGAGCGTTTTCCTGAGATTAAATATTGTTTGCCACAGAAGCAAATAGCATCGTATCTAGGGGTTACTCCTGAGTTTTTTAGTAAGATGAAAAAAAAGATGCTTACTGGAAAGTAG
- the gpmI gene encoding 2,3-bisphosphoglycerate-independent phosphoglycerate mutase produces the protein MNKKVILMILDGWGQTQDPKVSAIEHANTPFIDSLYTKYPNTYVLTDGLNVGLPKGQMGNSEVGHMNLGAGRIVYQDLVRINMAVEENTIANEPALKEAFAYAKQNNKKVHFLGLLSDGGVHSHEQHLYGLINAATTAGLSDIYVHAFTDGRDVDPKSGAAHVQQLQDRLSASSAKLASIIGRYYAMDRDKRWERVAKAYHLLVNGTGIHSTDAVKSIEASYLNNVTDEFIEPIVMVDESNQPVGNIEKDDVVIFFNFRTDRGRELTTVLSQEDHPDHDMKKLDLYFVTLTNYDDTYKNVHVVYDKDNLENTLGEILEKHGKKQIRIAETEKYPHVTFFFSGGRELPFEGEQRILCPSPKVATYDLQPEMSAYDLKDALIPELKKGEVDFVCLNFANGDMVGHTGVMEAAIKACEAVDQCVKEVITTALDNGYTTIVLADHGNCEVMINPDGTPNTAHTTNPVPIIIVDNDIKEVNHGVLGDLAPTILKLIGIPQPEEMTRHSLV, from the coding sequence ATGAATAAGAAAGTAATATTAATGATTTTGGATGGTTGGGGACAAACCCAAGATCCAAAAGTTTCTGCAATAGAGCATGCTAATACTCCATTTATAGACAGTTTATACACAAAATACCCAAATACATACGTACTTACAGATGGTCTTAACGTAGGATTACCTAAAGGGCAAATGGGGAACTCTGAAGTAGGACACATGAATCTAGGTGCTGGTAGAATAGTATACCAAGATCTAGTTAGAATTAACATGGCTGTAGAAGAGAACACTATAGCTAACGAACCTGCTCTAAAAGAAGCTTTTGCTTATGCAAAACAAAACAATAAAAAAGTACACTTCTTAGGTCTTCTATCTGATGGTGGAGTTCACTCTCATGAGCAGCATCTTTATGGACTGATTAACGCTGCTACTACAGCAGGATTATCAGACATCTATGTGCATGCATTCACTGATGGACGTGATGTAGATCCTAAGTCAGGAGCTGCTCATGTTCAACAATTACAAGACAGACTAAGTGCTTCATCTGCAAAATTAGCCTCTATTATTGGTCGATACTATGCTATGGATAGAGATAAGCGCTGGGAACGTGTAGCTAAAGCATACCATTTATTAGTAAACGGTACAGGTATTCACTCTACTGATGCTGTAAAAAGTATTGAAGCAAGTTACCTTAATAATGTAACAGATGAGTTTATCGAACCTATCGTAATGGTGGATGAGAGTAACCAGCCTGTAGGTAATATTGAAAAGGATGATGTTGTCATTTTCTTTAACTTCCGTACTGACCGTGGACGCGAACTGACTACAGTCTTATCTCAAGAAGATCATCCAGATCACGACATGAAGAAACTTGACTTATATTTCGTAACACTAACAAACTACGATGACACATATAAAAATGTCCACGTCGTTTACGATAAAGATAACTTAGAGAATACGCTAGGTGAAATATTAGAGAAACACGGTAAAAAACAGATCCGTATCGCTGAGACTGAAAAATATCCTCACGTAACTTTCTTCTTCTCTGGAGGTAGAGAATTACCTTTCGAAGGAGAACAACGTATTTTATGTCCTTCACCTAAAGTAGCCACTTATGATTTACAACCTGAGATGAGTGCTTACGATCTTAAGGATGCACTTATCCCTGAACTTAAAAAAGGAGAAGTCGACTTCGTATGTTTAAACTTTGCTAATGGAGATATGGTAGGACATACAGGTGTTATGGAAGCTGCTATCAAAGCATGTGAGGCAGTTGATCAGTGTGTCAAAGAAGTAATTACTACTGCTCTTGATAACGGTTACACCACTATCGTACTTGCTGACCATGGTAACTGTGAGGTAATGATTAATCCTGATGGTACACCGAACACAGCTCATACAACTAACCCTGTGCCGATTATCATCGTAGATAATGACATCAAAGAAGTAAACCATGGAGTGCTCGGAGATTTAGCTCCAACAATACTTAAATTAATTGGAATACCTCAACCAGAAGAAATGACTAGACACTCGTTAGTCTAA
- a CDS encoding murein L,D-transpeptidase catalytic domain family protein, with protein sequence MKQKNFYWLFASMAFFGNVVGSNTLPTSSEYINIVEKVADNAVDSKESSFESTANSLYSNLDLNNFIAPSKGVFTKALKGYYQLAESGKVKNEKLTIVDFSLSSAKPRLWVIDMKENTILLQSLVAHGKKTGEEYATTFSNRVNSHMSSLGFYTTGETYTGRNGFSLRLDGLEAGINDKARERAIVIHGADYASPSLVRSQGKLGRSYGCPAVPFEVNEELIDMIKEKSLLFIYYPSNQYLNSSKIV encoded by the coding sequence ATGAAACAAAAGAATTTTTATTGGTTATTTGCCTCAATGGCTTTTTTTGGAAATGTAGTAGGAAGTAATACTTTACCAACGTCGAGTGAATATATTAATATAGTAGAAAAAGTTGCAGATAACGCAGTAGATTCAAAGGAAAGTAGTTTTGAGAGCACTGCAAATAGTTTGTATTCAAATCTTGATTTGAATAACTTTATTGCCCCATCTAAGGGAGTGTTTACTAAAGCTCTAAAAGGGTATTACCAATTGGCTGAATCTGGAAAAGTTAAAAACGAAAAACTAACTATAGTAGATTTTAGCTTATCTTCAGCTAAGCCACGTTTATGGGTAATCGATATGAAAGAAAATACTATTCTTTTACAATCGTTAGTTGCTCATGGTAAAAAGACTGGGGAAGAGTATGCTACTACCTTTTCAAATCGTGTTAACTCTCATATGAGCAGTTTAGGTTTTTATACTACTGGTGAGACATATACTGGAAGAAATGGGTTTTCGTTAAGACTTGATGGATTAGAGGCTGGTATAAATGACAAAGCTAGGGAAAGAGCAATTGTTATTCATGGAGCGGATTATGCATCTCCTAGTTTAGTTCGTTCGCAAGGTAAATTAGGTCGTAGTTATGGATGTCCTGCTGTACCTTTTGAAGTAAATGAGGAGTTAATAGATATGATTAAAGAAAAATCATTATTATTTATCTATTATCCAAGTAATCAATATTTAAATAGTTCGAAGATCGTATAA
- a CDS encoding L,D-transpeptidase family protein, protein MKQLTFCFLSLIILTSCKKFNSFTQTLILNDSIQVTAIEDEALLLIDSLSITTLPKEIQKFYTENLYQIGWSKSINREQLLNTLDLAYLDGINNKKYNTTEIHNYHDNYLTLSDKDKIQADFLFTKAYFRASNDLYNGVLNPRKLYNDWDMFPKEINTAATMLLALNRESINETFDSLRSPNKMYTDLRRKLKEYYILSQDTLKVITNKHPNINDTIPELVNIKKHLRFINYYPDSLAADYINNPLVISSIKKLQKKSKLIENGIVDKKTLDAILKEEDYIKEKIIVNLERWRWFPRNLGENYILVNIADFSLVAVKDGDTIKQHKVVVGKNARKTPILTSVLKTVVINPTWTVPPTILKNDLTPKASANLSYFSNARFTIYEKSTGKVVSPENWDSSKASSYRYVQKAGVGNTLGRIKFMFDNNHAVYLHDTPNKTNFSKTQRNLSSGCIRVEDPFDLAQFIFDVQENEITKEEITKILDSQNTKNISTNKTQIGIHQLYWTLQVEPKGKTTVIGDVYGYDNDLYKKLQ, encoded by the coding sequence ATGAAACAGCTAACTTTCTGTTTTTTGAGTCTAATAATACTTACTTCTTGCAAGAAGTTTAACTCATTTACACAGACTTTAATCCTAAATGACAGCATACAAGTAACTGCTATTGAAGACGAAGCACTATTACTTATAGATAGTCTATCTATAACCACATTACCAAAAGAAATTCAAAAGTTTTATACAGAGAATTTATATCAAATAGGATGGAGTAAAAGTATCAACCGAGAACAATTATTAAATACTTTGGATTTAGCTTACTTAGATGGTATTAATAACAAAAAATATAATACAACTGAGATCCACAATTATCACGATAATTATTTAACATTATCAGATAAGGATAAAATACAAGCAGACTTCCTATTTACTAAAGCGTACTTCAGAGCTAGCAATGATCTATATAATGGAGTTCTAAATCCAAGAAAGCTTTACAACGATTGGGACATGTTTCCAAAGGAAATCAATACTGCTGCTACAATGCTACTAGCATTAAATAGAGAAAGTATCAATGAAACATTTGACAGCCTTAGATCACCTAATAAAATGTATACTGATCTAAGAAGAAAATTAAAAGAATACTACATTCTTAGTCAAGATACCCTAAAAGTAATAACAAATAAGCATCCAAATATTAATGATACTATACCAGAACTAGTAAATATAAAGAAGCATCTGAGATTTATCAATTATTATCCTGATAGCTTAGCTGCAGATTATATAAATAATCCATTGGTTATTTCTTCAATCAAGAAATTGCAAAAGAAAAGTAAACTTATAGAAAATGGTATTGTTGACAAGAAAACGTTAGATGCGATATTAAAAGAAGAAGATTATATTAAAGAAAAAATAATTGTGAATCTAGAAAGATGGAGATGGTTCCCCCGAAACTTAGGCGAGAACTACATCTTAGTTAATATTGCAGATTTCAGTCTAGTTGCAGTTAAAGATGGGGATACAATTAAACAGCATAAAGTAGTTGTAGGTAAGAATGCCCGAAAAACTCCTATACTTACTTCAGTATTAAAGACTGTAGTGATAAATCCTACATGGACAGTACCGCCAACAATTCTTAAAAATGACCTAACACCTAAAGCATCTGCTAATCTAAGCTACTTTTCTAATGCTAGATTTACTATTTATGAAAAAAGCACAGGTAAGGTAGTTTCACCAGAAAATTGGGATTCTAGTAAAGCTTCGTCATACAGATATGTACAAAAAGCAGGTGTAGGTAATACTTTAGGTAGAATCAAGTTTATGTTCGATAATAATCATGCAGTATACTTACACGATACACCTAATAAAACTAATTTCTCCAAAACACAGCGAAACTTAAGTTCAGGCTGTATTAGAGTTGAGGATCCCTTTGACTTAGCACAGTTCATATTTGATGTACAAGAGAATGAAATAACAAAAGAAGAAATTACTAAAATATTAGATTCTCAAAACACAAAGAATATATCTACCAATAAAACACAAATTGGTATTCACCAACTTTACTGGACATTACAAGTAGAACCTAAAGGTAAGACAACAGTAATCGGAGATGTCTATGGATATGATAATGATCTCTATAAAAAACTACAGTAA
- a CDS encoding TonB-dependent receptor plug domain-containing protein: MKNVYVVLAVFSTFYAFAQEKDKSVELVKDIKIEEIVIYNQRLQLPSSLKNRNITFINKEQIKQLPVSSVNELLSYATGVDIRQRGPFGTQTDFSIDGGSFEQNVLLLNGQKISDPQTGHNSLNIPIPLEAIERIEIVRGPSARLYGVNSLTGVVNIVTRNPKQDGLFANTYIGSSFKKDKEGDHGELYNNRGVQLGGTLVRKKDNHMLFGSHDSGNGTRYNTAYHNNKIFYQGNYIPNENNAIMVLAGHTRSSFGANGFYAAPGDKESKEVVSTSMLNISSRHYVNDRFTLMPSVAYRYNFDDYRYFRNNLSKARSRHYSHAITANLRGEYLTDFAKVSFGGEMRYEEINSTNIGDHSKSNYGLYAEMQKEFFNRLDVNVGAYVNYNTKYGWEVFPGIDASYTFNENWKAVFNAGTASRIPSFTDLYLDQRPGNIGNPDLLPEKAYQIEFGGKYVNKGFRAEAFAFYRDINDFIDWIRVDTTVPYQPYNASKNKTKGFNTAFKYKIGTQNTYWDLGVSYTYLSPKIENKEADKISKYAIESLKHQLVGTVNYTYNNISATLANRFNERISYKSYWLTDIRVNYNMKKYNVYLDAQNIFDTTYIEAGAVPMPGRWFMLGIKYNGL, translated from the coding sequence ATGAAAAATGTTTACGTGGTTTTAGCTGTGTTTAGTACTTTCTATGCTTTTGCACAAGAAAAAGATAAGTCAGTAGAACTAGTTAAAGATATTAAAATAGAAGAAATAGTTATCTATAATCAAAGGTTGCAGTTACCTAGCTCATTAAAGAATAGAAATATTACATTTATTAATAAAGAGCAGATAAAGCAATTACCTGTATCATCCGTTAATGAATTACTGAGTTATGCTACAGGTGTAGATATCCGCCAGCGTGGACCATTTGGTACACAGACGGACTTTAGTATTGATGGTGGTAGTTTTGAACAAAATGTTCTATTGTTAAATGGACAAAAGATATCCGATCCTCAGACGGGACATAATAGCTTGAATATTCCTATACCTTTAGAAGCTATCGAGCGTATTGAGATTGTAAGAGGTCCTTCTGCACGTCTATATGGTGTGAACAGTTTAACGGGTGTAGTTAATATCGTGACGCGTAACCCTAAACAAGATGGATTGTTTGCTAATACTTATATAGGTTCTAGTTTTAAGAAGGATAAGGAAGGAGATCATGGTGAGTTATATAATAATAGAGGTGTACAGTTAGGTGGAACATTAGTACGCAAGAAAGATAACCATATGCTTTTTGGTAGTCATGATTCAGGTAATGGTACACGGTATAATACAGCTTATCACAATAATAAAATATTCTATCAAGGTAATTATATTCCTAATGAGAATAACGCTATTATGGTGCTAGCTGGACATACACGTAGCTCGTTTGGTGCAAATGGATTCTATGCTGCACCAGGAGATAAAGAATCTAAAGAAGTAGTGTCTACATCGATGTTGAATATTAGTTCACGTCATTATGTAAATGATCGCTTTACATTAATGCCAAGTGTAGCTTACCGATATAACTTTGATGATTATAGATATTTTAGAAATAATTTGAGCAAAGCTCGTAGTAGACATTATTCACATGCAATTACTGCTAATCTAAGAGGGGAGTATCTAACAGATTTCGCTAAAGTTTCTTTTGGTGGAGAGATGAGATACGAAGAGATAAATTCTACGAATATCGGAGATCACAGTAAGAGCAATTATGGACTCTATGCTGAAATGCAAAAAGAGTTCTTCAATAGACTTGATGTCAATGTAGGTGCTTATGTAAATTATAATACCAAATACGGATGGGAAGTTTTTCCTGGTATAGATGCTAGTTATACATTTAATGAGAATTGGAAGGCAGTATTTAATGCGGGTACAGCTAGTAGAATTCCGTCATTCACTGATTTGTATTTAGATCAACGTCCAGGGAATATTGGTAATCCTGACTTGCTACCTGAGAAAGCATATCAAATAGAGTTTGGGGGTAAATATGTAAATAAAGGATTCAGAGCAGAAGCATTTGCTTTTTACAGAGATATCAATGATTTTATTGATTGGATAAGAGTAGATACAACGGTACCATATCAACCCTATAATGCCTCAAAGAACAAAACAAAAGGTTTTAATACTGCCTTTAAGTATAAGATAGGGACTCAAAACACATATTGGGACTTAGGGGTGTCTTATACTTATTTATCGCCTAAAATAGAGAATAAGGAAGCAGATAAGATATCTAAATATGCCATAGAGAGCTTGAAACACCAGTTAGTAGGAACTGTAAATTATACTTATAATAATATTAGCGCCACTTTAGCGAATCGCTTTAATGAACGTATTAGTTATAAAAGCTACTGGCTTACCGATATAAGGGTAAATTATAATATGAAGAAATATAATGTGTACTTAGATGCACAGAATATATTTGATACAACATATATAGAGGCAGGAGCTGTGCCAATGCCTGGTAGATGGTTTATGTTAGGTATTAAATACAACGGACTATAA
- a CDS encoding WG repeat-containing protein, which produces MKQIIAISLLLGLSCTSSWAFRSHFTSLNLQLDEIVKLDTVYIDLKNDPDFKFQNNLRWYQDKKLELFGIKNSKNEIYIEPLFYQIESFIEGVSIVSADDFQGAINDKGEVIIPFTYEELQTSSEYKIAFYEGGKWGFFNTEGKKVIPAIYDFVGDFSDGLALVSKNQLFGYIDHKGKVIIPFQYDYASNFEDGQAQVEVKFQSFTIDKRGTKVAN; this is translated from the coding sequence ATGAAACAAATAATAGCAATAAGTCTCTTACTAGGACTGAGTTGCACTTCAAGTTGGGCATTCAGAAGTCACTTTACTTCTCTTAATTTACAATTGGATGAAATTGTAAAACTTGACACAGTATATATTGATTTAAAAAATGACCCGGATTTTAAGTTTCAAAATAACTTGAGATGGTATCAAGATAAGAAACTAGAATTGTTTGGAATTAAAAACAGTAAAAATGAGATTTACATTGAACCCTTATTTTATCAAATAGAATCTTTCATAGAAGGGGTTTCTATTGTTTCTGCTGATGACTTTCAAGGAGCAATCAATGATAAGGGAGAAGTTATTATTCCTTTTACCTATGAAGAACTCCAAACTAGTAGTGAATACAAAATAGCATTCTATGAGGGAGGAAAATGGGGATTCTTTAATACAGAAGGAAAAAAAGTAATCCCTGCTATTTATGATTTTGTAGGTGATTTTTCAGATGGATTAGCTCTAGTTTCTAAAAATCAATTATTTGGTTATATAGATCATAAAGGAAAGGTTATTATTCCATTCCAGTATGATTATGCTAGTAATTTTGAAGATGGACAAGCTCAAGTAGAAGTGAAATTTCAATCATTTACGATTGATAAAAGAGGTACGAAAGTAGCAAACTAA
- a CDS encoding SDR family NAD(P)-dependent oxidoreductase, translated as MKTALITGATSGIGKATAQALAPNHRLILCGRNTANLASIEAELSKVTEVTTLTFDVSDKKGTFDAIANLPAQWQSIDVLVNNAGNAHGLATFQEANMDDLEAMININVMGIIYVTKAILPLMMGKDSGHIVNLSSIAGKEAYQNGTIYCASKAAVEAFSKGLRYDLLSEGIKVTNVAPGAVETDFSLIRFKGDSDKASNVYKGYTPLVAEDIASAIAYIINSPEHMQVADITVFPKAQAGATTIRKKI; from the coding sequence ATGAAAACAGCCTTAATCACTGGTGCTACTTCAGGGATCGGTAAAGCTACCGCACAGGCATTAGCTCCTAATCACAGACTAATCTTATGTGGTAGAAATACAGCAAACCTAGCCTCTATCGAAGCAGAACTATCTAAAGTAACCGAAGTAACTACACTTACATTTGATGTAAGCGACAAGAAAGGAACATTCGATGCAATAGCGAATCTACCAGCTCAATGGCAATCTATAGATGTACTAGTAAACAATGCAGGGAACGCACATGGATTAGCTACTTTTCAAGAAGCTAATATGGATGATCTAGAAGCAATGATAAATATCAATGTCATGGGGATAATCTATGTGACTAAAGCTATCCTACCACTTATGATGGGTAAAGATAGTGGACACATAGTGAACTTATCATCTATCGCAGGAAAAGAAGCTTATCAAAACGGAACTATATACTGCGCGTCAAAAGCTGCTGTAGAGGCTTTCTCTAAAGGTCTTAGATATGATTTGCTATCTGAGGGTATAAAAGTAACTAATGTCGCACCAGGTGCAGTAGAAACAGATTTCTCCTTAATTCGCTTTAAAGGGGACAGTGATAAAGCTTCAAATGTTTATAAAGGATATACTCCATTGGTCGCAGAAGATATAGCAAGTGCTATAGCCTATATCATCAACTCACCTGAGCATATGCAAGTAGCTGATATTACGGTGTTTCCAAAGGCACAGGCAGGTGCAACAACCATTCGTAAAAAAATATAA